The Alkalihalobacillus sp. LMS6 genomic interval GTTTCTTCATGCCTTTAAGCTTCCCCAGATAAATTAACTGGTCTTTTACAGTTAACTTGGGATAAAGCCCGCGCTCTTCCGGTAAATAACCAATTAAATGGGTGTACTTATAAGAAAGCTTTTTCCCGTTCCACGTAACGGTTCCATTTGATGGATCCAACAACCCAATAATCATTCGAAACGTTGTTGTTTTTCCCGCTCCATTGGCCCCCAACATACCGAACATCTGCCCTTTTTCTACACGTAACGAGATGTCGTCTACTGCAGTGTGCTGACCAAACTGTTTTTCTACATGATCAATAACTAATGTCATACGTTCTGCATCCTCCCTTATAAAAAATATGTCTTGCGAACAGTTTAACTTTCTATTTTTTCCGCTTTGCGCTTTATACGCTCATTCTTTGTTACGGACAACAACCTGATTAGGTTTCAATGCCCGCTGTTTAAAAACCGACTCCTCTATTATGGGTGGCTTATCTATGAAAGTAAAATGATTTAGCGTTTTTTCTGAATGTTTATTTAGTTCTGCTTTTCATTCGTTATATTTTACGAAGAACGACATATTTGTCTTTCTTGGTTCATATGATGGAACGAACCTATGTGGTTTGATAAAACTTCCCATTACAAACGTAGTCAGACGATCTTTGGTGGAGGTGTTCAATGGCGGTTATTAAAGTGAATTCTGGTGATATCGATGTATTAGCGCGCTTAATGCGAGCTGAAGCAGAGGGAGAGGGAGAACTCGGGATGCTGTTGGCTGGCAACGTAATGGTCAATCGAACGAGGGTACGTTGTATGGATTTTGGCAACGTAAATACGATACCTGATATGGCCTTTCAGTCACCAGGCGGATTTGAAGCTGTTCAAAAAAGCTATTTTTATCAAAAAGCAAGAGAGCGAGACAGAAGGCTTGCGCGTCGGGTTGTCAGAGGTGAGCGCTTTAACCCAGGAGAATTTGCACTTTGGTTCTTTCGACCAGATGGACCATGTCCTGATCAGTGGTGGGGGCAATGGAATACGGGACGGTACAAAGCGCACTGTTTTTATCAACCGACAGCTGCAGAATGTGAAGAAGTCTTTAATACGTTTTAAAGTTAAAGAAGGAGTGATTGAATGTACCAGAATCAGTGGCAAAACCAGTCAGGAAATCAAGGATATGGACAGCATGAGCCGATGCAAGGTCAACCCATGCAAGGCCAACCAATGATGCAGCAATCTCCACAGGGTCAGGGCTATTTTTCTTCTCAAAACTATCAGACGCCAGGCTTTGCTCAACAGCAAACGCCTACGTCTGTTCAAGGTAGTGACACGAGTATGCTGCCAATCGAACAATCGTTTATTGAAAATATTTTGCGCTTAAATCGCGGAAAACTTGTGACTGTCCATCAAACCTTTGAAGGAAACAGCGAATGGAATGCTCGTGTATTTAGAGGTCGTATTGAAGAAGCCGGTCGAGACCATATTATTATTGGTAATCCTGAAACAGGAGAGTATTATCTATTGTTAATGGTGAACTTAGACTTTATCACATTTGATGAACCAATTGATTATACATACCAATACGGGTATGAACCGAGCTTATCACAGTATTCACCACGTTAATACAGACGTCAAAAAACCTTCATGAGGATATTCCTCCATGAAGGTTTTTATAACGACTTGAGTCAATTTTAAAAATGGCGCCCAGCCTCTATCTCTGTTTATACATAACGCATCGCAGCAATTCCAAGCAAGACCCAACCTACGATGAACGCAAGTCCACCAATTGGCGTAATTGCACCAAGCTTCGTGATGCCTGTAAGTGCCATCACGTACAAACTTCCAGAGAAAAGAACAATCCCGATAAGAAAAGCCCAACCTGCTCCATTCACCATCTGATTGGCTGTCATTTTTAAAGAAAGAATTCCGACAAATAGTAAACCTACGCCATGAATCATATGATATTGAACGCCGGTTTGATAATTTTTTAGCATTCGTTCACTAAGACGTCCTTCTAAGCCATGTGCTCCAAATGCGCCTATTGCTACTGAGAGCGCCATCACAATCGCTCCTATTAAAATAAAGATTCTACCCAACTTTATTCGCTCCTTTTTTAAACCAATCCATTTCTTATACAGATGGTGATTTTCGCATTTCACCAAAACCCATGCTATTATAGGGCTAAACGAGGAATGGAGGATTCATTATGATGCAAGTTCGTCCCTATACTTTAGCCGATTTTGATGGCCTATTACAAGTCCAAAAAGAAGCATTTCCACCTCCTTATCCAGAAGCGCAACTATGGAGTAAAGAGCAAATTGCCGCCCACATAGAAACCTTTGCGGAAGGCGCGCTCCTTGTCGAATACAATAAAATTATTGTTGGATCAGCGACTTCCTTGCTAACAAATGAAGCAGGCCACTCGCATACGTGGGAAGGCATTAGTGACAATGGATCGATCCGCCATACCCATGACCCAAACGGCAAAACGCTATACGGTATTGACCTTTGTGTTCGTCCGAATTATCGAAAGCTAGGAATCGCTCGGGCGCTATACGAAGCTCGAAAAACAACCGTACGCGACCTTGAGTTAGAACGTTATGCGGCCGGCAGCCGTATTCCCGGCTATCACCGCTATGCAGATCAACTCACTGTGGAAGCTTACGTAGAAGAAGTTCAAAATAGAAAGCTTAGTGACCCTGTTTTGACTTTCATGTTAAACCAAGGGCTTTCCGTTGTAAGAATTGAAAAAGACTACTTAGATGACGAGGAATCTCATCATTTCGGTGTCATTGTTGAATGGCGCCCATAAAAAAAACGAACCTTTTACGGATCGTTCTAAAAATCAAGTAAGTTTCGCTTTTCTTTCTTTTCTTCAGAAGTCGTCGGCACCTGATTCATAATGGGTTGTGGCTGCGGTGTCTGTAAAGGCACTTGAGACGGCTTTTGTTGAACAGCTGGTTCTTCTTGAAACAAGGACGATGGCGATGTACTTGCTTTTTCAGGATGGTTCTCTTTAATGACATGACAATAGCTTTCGAGAATCGACGCCGCTTCCTTCGTACCATTCCAGTCCTCTTGATGTGCCGCTCGCTTCATTTTCTCTATTTGTCGTTCCATTTGATCAATTAAGTTTTCAACTTTAATAAGCATAGTGTCCTCCTTTCGAACACAGCTCTATGATAGCATGCTTATTTAGTTAAATGCGAGCACCTCTCTACTTTTTTGCTGCAAGGGCTTTATACAAATGGGATAAGGTCGTATATCCTGCATGATCGGCTAAAACACTATGTTTTACCCAAAGTTGGGCAGCCATATGGGCATCGGCTAAGGCATGATGCCGATTGCCGACAGCGATATTGTATGCATGGCACCAGTCTTCAAGCTTTTCAAAAGATTGATGCCCAGCTGTTATTTGCGTTAGAAACGATGTATCAATTAAGCGATGAGTAAAGGTTCGCCCAAGCTCCTGCCAGGTTGCATGACGCATAAAGCGTCGTTCATGTGCAGCGTGATGCGCAATCAACGTGGCGGAACCGACAAATTGATAAAACGCGAGTAGAACCTCTTTTAATGCTTCTGACTGTTCTAATTCATAAGCGGTTAATCCGGTTAGTTGCAGAATTTCTTCAGACGGTGCTTTCTTCGGCTTAATCGTTTTATAAAAATGTTCATGTAAAATGGTAGATCCTTTAATTTTAACGGCACCAATCGACAGGATGGAATCTCCATAGTCCGGCTGAAATCCACTTGTCTCTAAATCAAACACAACCATTGGCAATTCCTGTAGTGGTTCATCGAGCACATCTCGTTGCGCCTCTTTTTGATATTGCCGAAACCGAGCCATCTGACTCGCTTGATCAGAGGAAGTCGCCGATACATTTGTCGAAAAGCGGCTTGATAGTTGCCTCACAAATTGGATCACATTCATTGCAGCTCACGCCCAACATCTTCTTGAATTCTTTTATAAAACGACCGTCCTTCCTTTATACAGTTCTTAAGGAATGTACGCTCTTTTTTTGAAAGGCTTTGTGGAAACACGTACGTAAATGTTCCGTGTCGTTCTCCCCACATCACTCGATAATTTTGAATTGCAACAAAAGACTCCATTTCACGCTTAAACGTATTCATAAAATGGCTTTGCTCCATTCGTTCCAACGTCGATGCAGCTTGAATGCCTTCTTTTAATGCCATCAATCTCATTCCATTGACATAAGGAAATAAGACTTGTTCCTTCATATTAATTGTTCCTTGATGTTCCCCATACGTTTCTTCCAACAGTTGACCAAACCCATTTAATCCTTTAGGAATTCGACCTGTATTCTCAGCAAAACGATCCATGGTCATCAGTCCTTCGTCTATCTTATCAAAAATCAGTTGTTTTAAATTAAAAAGTAACGTTTCTTGTCCCCATACACATCGCGCATCAAAAAAAGTTAACAAATACCGTACATGCTCAAATTTATTTTCTTTTATCCAAAAGAGGAGCTGCGCTTCCCAGTCTGTAATTGACTGACACCAACGTTGATTTGATGCCATCACCCCACCTGGGCAACGCTCATAGCCAGCTTGTTCTAAAGCTTCGACGATGTTCTCACCTAACTGTAAAAAGTACGATTGATCTTCTTGATTCCCGTCATAGACAATGCCGTGATCTTGATCCGTGTCGTAAAGTTGTTCCTCTCTTCCTGCGCTTCCCATAAAGAAAAATGCAAAGGGAGCAGGGATTTCTCCCAGCTCCTTTTTTGACCGCGTAATTACATCTTGAACGGTTTTCACACGTCGCTCCTCAAGACTATCAAGACGCGTTTGCACTGCTTCTGATTGTTTCGCCATTACGAACCTGTACGTGAAGCTTGCTCATCTTGTACGTTTTCCGGGTATCCATAAGAACCATGCTCACTCATATCAAGACCGAGAATCTCTTCTTCTTCAGATACACGTAACGTGCCTCCAACAAGCCCTTTTGTAAGTAGTAGGAGGAGGTAAGATGCAACGAAGGCGAACAAACCGCACACCACAACACTGAGTGCCTGCACACCAAGTTGATCAAATCCGCCTCCGTAAAATAACCCCGCTTGACCGCCATTTAAAGCAGCCAGTTCTGGCGTTGCAAAAAATCCAGTTGAGAGCGTGCCCCATACACCAGCCACACCATGGACACTTAGCGCAAAAATTGGATCGTCGATTTTAAGCTTGTCGAACATCTTCATGCTAAGAACGACAATTAGCCCACCAATTGCACCAATGACAACAGCTGCCCATGGATCAACAAATGCACAAGATGCTGTAATGGCTACAAGTCCTGCTAGCGCTCCATTAAGTGTTGTCGGCACATCAGCTTTTCCACTCAATGCCCAGATAAGGAACAGAGCGGCAATCGTTCCTGCACCAGCAGCAAGCTGCGTATTTAAGGCAACAAATCCAAAAAACGCGCCATCTAACCCACCTGTTGAACCGGCATTAAAGCCAAACCAGCCGACCCAAAGAATTAACACCCCAAGCGCCGTATAGACTTGGTTATGTCCGGATAAATTGTTGATTTGTCCATTTTTCCCGTACTTCCCAAGTCGAGGTTTTAAAATAATCGTCGCCGCAAGAGCTGCCATTGCCCCAGTTAAGTGAACGACCGTTGAACCTGCAAAGTCTTGCTTGCCAAGATCGGCAAGCCAACCTTGATCGGACCAGATCCAGTGGGCAACCAAAGGATAAACAAATGCAGAAAATAAAACAGCAAAGATTGCATATGCCGCGAGTTTTCCTCGCTCTGCAAATCCACCAAATGCGATGGTTAACGCAATCGCTGCGAATGTTAGTTGGAAAAAGAAATCAACAGAGCCAATGCCATCTGCTGCACTACCATAGAAAAAATTAGAAAGACCTATAATTGCATTTCCATCGCCATAAATAAATCCATACCCTACAGCCCAAAAAACCAATGACGCCACACCTACTGTAAAAATGGTTTTCCCAGCAATATGCCCTGCATTTTTCATTCGGGTTGAACCTGCTTCAAGAAGAATAAATCCACCTTGCATTAATAACACTAATACAGCGGCAACGGTAAGCCATAAATTGTCTACCAGTACCAATGCTTCATCTCCACTCATTGACAATCCCCCCTATTGATCATGTTTCGTCTATATTCGTAATTATAGGCCGAAGTCTAAATTGTTCCACAAGTCCGTCAGTTTATCTGACAACGTTTTTTCCTTATATTGACCAACATAGGGTTTCAATTGGATTCGCATACTAACAATGGCTTGAGAAATAAAACTTTTATTGGAGGCGTTCAAATGATGAATCAACAAAGTCAAAGTCAAGTAAACTCCACACAAGTTACACCAAAAATCAATCACGGTGGACATGATCTGTTTGATAGTCATGAAATCATTGCCGGCATGATTAATGTTCTTGACCAATATATGATTTTCAGAACATTTATGAAGGATCAAGAGTTAATTTCATTACTGGACCGCCAATATACGTTTATTGAAAGCCAATATAACGTTCTTGCAGAAGCATTTTCGACAGGCCAACCACCAAGTCAGTCAACAGGCGTTTATAAAATGACGTTGTCTCATAATGTACAGTTTGGGCTTACGCCAAGTCAGCCTAAAAAACCGAATCGAAACATTTCTGAAGTCAAAGAAGCCGGTTTATCTGCCCATATGCTTGGCTTAATTAAAGGACAAGCATCATTAATGGGAATGGCTGCCTCAGAAATAACGAATCCCATCGTCCGTCGAGTCGTGGCAGACACTGTACCGAACTTTATTGAGCTAGCTTATGAGATTTTCCTTTATCAAAACAAGCATCAGTATTATCAAGTGCCACAGTTAAAAGACAGTGACGCTCAAGCGATGACAAGTGCGTACCAGTCGGTTAACGGGCAACCTGCAACGATGCCGCAGCCAAAAGCACCTCTTCAGTAAAAAGCGAAAAGAAGCGTATTAGCTAATAGTCTAATACGCTTGTTTCATTTCCATATGGTTCACCTTCTCGATGTTCACGTCCTTGCGGTTGGCTTTTTCGCAAACCAGCGAACCAGAAAAGGCAGGGCTAAAAATAAACCTAATACGCGCAGCATTTGTAATGTGGCAACAACCGTTGCATCAAGCTGTAACGTTGCGGCTGTTGATGCCATTTCCGCAGCTCCAGCTGGCACAATCGCCAGTAACGTCGTATAGAAAGGCAGAGGGCTTAATAAGAAAAAAATTAGTGCCAGTCCGACACTCATTAACACATATAAACCTAACGTAACTGCACTCGCACCGCCAATTCGCTTTAATTCTTTTAACGTTTTTCGGTCAAATCGCATACCGATTAATGAACCAATTAACACTTGGGCCATCCCCATGACAAGATTTGGCATGGAATAATTCGGAACAACAAATTGGTGAATCGCAAACCCAAGAATAATCGCCACGAACATTGGTGCACCTGGGAAGGAGAGAAAACGACTGACAAAAAACACAAGAAATGCAAGGAAAACCGCGAGTATAACCAGCCCTGTATCTGCTAAAAAGGATTGTTCGGCTTCTACTATTGCTGCATTTGATGCATCTGAGCCAAGTCCGACAATTAACGGTACAGCAAACACAAATAATGTAATCCGAGCTGTATGAAACGCTGCCACAATACGCTGATCGGCTTCGTACCGATCACTTAACGCAATGACTTCTGATGCGCCGCCTGGTAAGCAACAGAAAAAAGCCGTGTTCCCCTCAAGTTTCGTCCACTTTCCGAACAACTTCCCTAACGTAATTCCGCCGACTAGCGTCAAGAAAAGCGACAGCAGAAATGCTGGCAACAGCGTTCGATAAGCCCATACTTCCTCTGGTACGACCATAAAGCCAATGACAATACCAACAAGCGCCAGGGATAATGTAAACAGTTCACTACGAAAAATAAGTTTCTTAATAAAAAACGACCAAAACATACCTGTCATCAATGCACCGAGCAGCCACCCAGCTGGCAAGCCCGCTAACTGAAACAACCACCCTATAATAAATGAAGTGGCGAAAAAAAGTAGCTTACGACTCATCTTGATTAGCCTTATTAATCGTTAGCGGCAGCTGCCAATCGATTGGCGTCATTTCTTTTGACACGAGCCATTGATTAATTTTTGAGAAAGGACGACTTCCTAAAAACCCACGATGCGCAGAAAATGGACTAGGGTGCGGGGACTGGACAATCAAATGTTTGCTTTCGTCAATCAATGTCCCCTTTGCTTGAGCATGTTTTCCCCATAACACAAAGGCAATTGGTTCCTCTCGTTCATTTAGTTTTTCAATTACTTTCGTCGTAAAAGACTCCCAACCCCTTCCTTGGTGAGAGCCTGGTTGCTTTTGTCTCACGCTTAATACTGTGTTCAACAGCAGCACACCTTGTGTAGCCCATGATTCTAAAAACCCATGATTAGGTGGTTGGCACCCCAGGTCACTCTCTAATTCCTTATACATATTTTTAAGGGAAGGTGGTGTCTTTACTTGTGGTTTTACTGAAAAGCTCAATCCATGAGCTTGATCTGGACCATGATAAGGATCTTGACCTAAAATAACCACTTTCACGTCTTTATACGGAGTGAGATGCAGCGCATTAAACAAATCGTCCATTGGCGGGTATACCACTTCTTGAGCATACTCCTTCTTTAAAAACGCTCTTAACTGTATGTAGTATTCTTTCGTAAATTCTTCACCGACAACGTCATTCCAATCATTTTGTAAAATACTCATTTGTCTTCTCCTTTACTTATCTGCTCTTTTCTCATCATACGCCTATCGTTTATTCATGACAAATTCGAAAAAGAACTGACGGCTTACGTCAGTTCTTAACGTTTATAGCAATAAATGTCCCATTAAG includes:
- the gerQ gene encoding spore coat protein GerQ is translated as MYQNQWQNQSGNQGYGQHEPMQGQPMQGQPMMQQSPQGQGYFSSQNYQTPGFAQQQTPTSVQGSDTSMLPIEQSFIENILRLNRGKLVTVHQTFEGNSEWNARVFRGRIEEAGRDHIIIGNPETGEYYLLLMVNLDFITFDEPIDYTYQYGYEPSLSQYSPR
- a CDS encoding spore coat protein → MMNQQSQSQVNSTQVTPKINHGGHDLFDSHEIIAGMINVLDQYMIFRTFMKDQELISLLDRQYTFIESQYNVLAEAFSTGQPPSQSTGVYKMTLSHNVQFGLTPSQPKKPNRNISEVKEAGLSAHMLGLIKGQASLMGMAASEITNPIVRRVVADTVPNFIELAYEIFLYQNKHQYYQVPQLKDSDAQAMTSAYQSVNGQPATMPQPKAPLQ
- a CDS encoding cell wall hydrolase, with the protein product MAVIKVNSGDIDVLARLMRAEAEGEGELGMLLAGNVMVNRTRVRCMDFGNVNTIPDMAFQSPGGFEAVQKSYFYQKARERDRRLARRVVRGERFNPGEFALWFFRPDGPCPDQWWGQWNTGRYKAHCFYQPTAAECEEVFNTF
- a CDS encoding AbrB family transcriptional regulator, translating into MSRKLLFFATSFIIGWLFQLAGLPAGWLLGALMTGMFWSFFIKKLIFRSELFTLSLALVGIVIGFMVVPEEVWAYRTLLPAFLLSLFLTLVGGITLGKLFGKWTKLEGNTAFFCCLPGGASEVIALSDRYEADQRIVAAFHTARITLFVFAVPLIVGLGSDASNAAIVEAEQSFLADTGLVILAVFLAFLVFFVSRFLSFPGAPMFVAIILGFAIHQFVVPNYSMPNLVMGMAQVLIGSLIGMRFDRKTLKELKRIGGASAVTLGLYVLMSVGLALIFFLLSPLPFYTTLLAIVPAGAAEMASTAATLQLDATVVATLQMLRVLGLFLALPFLVRWFAKKPTART
- a CDS encoding uracil-DNA glycosylase, yielding MSILQNDWNDVVGEEFTKEYYIQLRAFLKKEYAQEVVYPPMDDLFNALHLTPYKDVKVVILGQDPYHGPDQAHGLSFSVKPQVKTPPSLKNMYKELESDLGCQPPNHGFLESWATQGVLLLNTVLSVRQKQPGSHQGRGWESFTTKVIEKLNEREEPIAFVLWGKHAQAKGTLIDESKHLIVQSPHPSPFSAHRGFLGSRPFSKINQWLVSKEMTPIDWQLPLTINKANQDES
- a CDS encoding exonuclease domain-containing protein, with protein sequence MNVIQFVRQLSSRFSTNVSATSSDQASQMARFRQYQKEAQRDVLDEPLQELPMVVFDLETSGFQPDYGDSILSIGAVKIKGSTILHEHFYKTIKPKKAPSEEILQLTGLTAYELEQSEALKEVLLAFYQFVGSATLIAHHAAHERRFMRHATWQELGRTFTHRLIDTSFLTQITAGHQSFEKLEDWCHAYNIAVGNRHHALADAHMAAQLWVKHSVLADHAGYTTLSHLYKALAAKK
- a CDS encoding DUF5327 family protein, with product MLIKVENLIDQMERQIEKMKRAAHQEDWNGTKEAASILESYCHVIKENHPEKASTSPSSLFQEEPAVQQKPSQVPLQTPQPQPIMNQVPTTSEEKKEKRNLLDF
- a CDS encoding ammonium transporter — translated: MSGDEALVLVDNLWLTVAAVLVLLMQGGFILLEAGSTRMKNAGHIAGKTIFTVGVASLVFWAVGYGFIYGDGNAIIGLSNFFYGSAADGIGSVDFFFQLTFAAIALTIAFGGFAERGKLAAYAIFAVLFSAFVYPLVAHWIWSDQGWLADLGKQDFAGSTVVHLTGAMAALAATIILKPRLGKYGKNGQINNLSGHNQVYTALGVLILWVGWFGFNAGSTGGLDGAFFGFVALNTQLAAGAGTIAALFLIWALSGKADVPTTLNGALAGLVAITASCAFVDPWAAVVIGAIGGLIVVLSMKMFDKLKIDDPIFALSVHGVAGVWGTLSTGFFATPELAALNGGQAGLFYGGGFDQLGVQALSVVVCGLFAFVASYLLLLLTKGLVGGTLRVSEEEEILGLDMSEHGSYGYPENVQDEQASRTGS
- a CDS encoding DUF294 nucleotidyltransferase-like domain-containing protein, with amino-acid sequence MAKQSEAVQTRLDSLEERRVKTVQDVITRSKKELGEIPAPFAFFFMGSAGREEQLYDTDQDHGIVYDGNQEDQSYFLQLGENIVEALEQAGYERCPGGVMASNQRWCQSITDWEAQLLFWIKENKFEHVRYLLTFFDARCVWGQETLLFNLKQLIFDKIDEGLMTMDRFAENTGRIPKGLNGFGQLLEETYGEHQGTINMKEQVLFPYVNGMRLMALKEGIQAASTLERMEQSHFMNTFKREMESFVAIQNYRVMWGERHGTFTYVFPQSLSKKERTFLKNCIKEGRSFYKRIQEDVGRELQ
- a CDS encoding GNAT family N-acetyltransferase: MMQVRPYTLADFDGLLQVQKEAFPPPYPEAQLWSKEQIAAHIETFAEGALLVEYNKIIVGSATSLLTNEAGHSHTWEGISDNGSIRHTHDPNGKTLYGIDLCVRPNYRKLGIARALYEARKTTVRDLELERYAAGSRIPGYHRYADQLTVEAYVEEVQNRKLSDPVLTFMLNQGLSVVRIEKDYLDDEESHHFGVIVEWRP
- a CDS encoding DUF423 domain-containing protein → MGRIFILIGAIVMALSVAIGAFGAHGLEGRLSERMLKNYQTGVQYHMIHGVGLLFVGILSLKMTANQMVNGAGWAFLIGIVLFSGSLYVMALTGITKLGAITPIGGLAFIVGWVLLGIAAMRYV